ACAAGTTTGGCCTGCGAATAGACACTGAGTTGCACTGGGATGCTGACGAACGTTACGGTACCGCGAAGCCGCTTGAACTCCTGCACATGCTGCCGGACGACATCGAGGCGAGCGAGACCCGGGCGCTGTTCAACTACCTGGAACAGCTACACAAAAATCATGAATGGGAAGAGCTATGAGCCTCGACAAGGCCATCAAGCACGGCAAAGAGCACCGGAAACCGTATCGCGGCGCCAAGGCCGTGGACAAAAGCTGCCGAAATCATGGGAGCTGCCCGGCATGCCAAGGGAAGGTCAAGTACAAATGGAAACGACAGACCCCGCTGGAGGAAGACAAATGAGAGGCAGAAGAGATGCCGATATGAGCACTTACCAAGTCACTCAGCACCTGCGCGCCCTCGCCGAAGACAGATCCCTCGACATCGGCACGGCGCGAAACGCCCTCGACCGTGCCGTCGAGAGGCTGGACAAGCTGGAGCCCGTGTTGAAGCGCATCCTGGCACGAATCCCCCGGCGCTACCCCGCGCCGGCTACATTCACAGTCAGGATTTCCTCCCATGAGGTGGAGGCCCTGCGAGAAGAACTGGAGAAATCGGAATGAAAATCTACACCCACGAAGAGCGTTGCGCCCTGATCGACCGCGTAGCTACCTGGTGCTTCGACAACACCCAGAGCTGGGAGTTCGACCATGTCGGAGAGGCGCTGGCCTATCTGTTCTGGGCAATCGCTGCCCCGCGGTCGGGCGGCGCACTCGATGTTTCGCCGGAACACAGCGGTGACTATGGCCGCTTCGTCGACCTATTAAAAACGAACCCCAACGGGCTCTTCGAAGAGCTCGTGGAAGAAGGATTCATCGTCGTATGAAAGTAAAACAAACAATCACGCTCCATGCGCCGTCCAAGAAGGCGATGGGTGAGTTCATGTACTTCGTGACGCAGTGCATCCAGGACTTCCACGACAGCGGAGAGGCCCCGATTGGCTGCTACTACGACCGAGACGACGAGCCCGAAAAAGACGAGGAACAAAATGGCAAAACGAATAAATAGAGCCCTGCTGCAGGACATCCTGTCCAAGGGCGACGGAGTGAAGACGGTCTCAAGCGAGGCCGTGGATTGGGTGATCTCCGTCGCGGAGCAAGCGGCGAAGAACCTGGCCGAGAGCGGGCGGAGGACTCCGGCCGGTCGGCTGATGGCGCCGAAGCTGGACTGCGGCTTGATGGCCAGGCACATCACAAAGCCTCAGGACCAGGCTGCCGCAGCTGGCGTCGAACTGGCACAAGACCCGGGGGCCCCGGCGTGGGGCCCCCGGGAAGATTGGCAACTGGCCGTACGCTCCGGTGCGACGAAACTGAGCTTCGAGAAGTGGAAGGAGCAGGGGAAAAATGGAACAACTGATTAACGCAATCTATTTCCTCGGCGGAATCGCCGCCGGAGTAGGCGCGTGCTTCCTCTATTGGAGGATGCCATGACGACCAAGAAACAAAGAGACCTCGTGGCCGGGATGAAGTGGCCGCCATGCGAGCTAACTCCGACGAAAACGACCCGCCCGGAAGGCCGGGTATCCCCTCGCTTCGCCGTTGAGGACCAAGGAGACCGGTTCATCCTGTCTCCGGAGGCCTACGCCGAGCTGGTGCGGAAGATCAATCTCGGGATTGCTGCGCTGGAGCGCCTGATGGGATGTGACGCATCCTACGATCTGATCGAGCATGATGGGGTCAAGCACTGCGTCTATTGCGGCCGGGAATACTTAGCGGCGGACGTCGATGGGAAGCTGTGCCCCAGTGAAGACTGCCCTGGCTTCGTGTGTCGGGCGGCATTAAAGGAGATGAAGAAATGAGCAAAGAACAAAACGGCGGGCCGGCGTCGGCAACAAACAAGGACAAGCTGCTCCGTTTGCTCCATATCGCCCAGGCGGCGGAAGGAGCGCTGGCTTCCTACGTCGACCGAGACGATCCAACCAAGGCGCTGGGAGCAAGGGCCATCTTACAGGCCTTAAACAAGACCATTGAGGAAGTGTCGGAATGAGTCAAAACGGAATAGCCAAAACGGCGAAAAACCTGAAGCTGCTACAGAAACAATACGGGGCTGCGGCAAAAGCAAACCAGCCCACGTTCCTGTTCAAAGACGAAGATGGTGCCGAGGTTCGGTTGGTGACTGCGTATGCTTACTACTTGATTGAGTACTTAAAGCAGGAGGGCGTAAATGAAAACTGAGAAACCGTTCGTCNNNNNNNNNNNNNNNNNNNNNNNNNNNNNNNNNNNNNNNNNNNNNNNNNNNNNNNNNNNNNNNNNNNNNNNNNNNNNNNNNNNNNNNNNNNNNNNNNNNNCATGAAGCAACTAAGAAACGACATCCCCATCGTCTTAGGCAACAAGAAGCTCCCGAGGTCTACGGCAGTGTTGAACATCTGTCCGGCGTCTCTGTGTCCTTCGGCACTTCTTGGGTTCTGCCAGCTCAAGGACATATCGAGCTGCTATGCGCGCCAGGAGGAGCGGGTGTGGGCCAACACCTGCATCCCCTCGCGTTTCGCGATGCAAGCCTACTGGGACCGGAACGATGCCTGGTCAGTCGCCCGAGACCTGATCGCGTACAACGACACCAAGCGGACCAAGATCAAGGCGCTGCGAGTAAACGAGTGCGGGGACTTCCGGCACCAGGGAGACGTGGACAAAGCGGAAATGCTGGCCTACTATCTCTCGAAATCTGGTATAATTGTATACTGCTACACCGCCCGTCGCGACCTGGACTACTCGGACTGCGAGCACCTGGTCGTGAACGGGTCGGGGTGGCTGGCGCACAATAGATTCCAAGTGGCCTACAAGCTGACGAATCCGGAACCGGGCAAATGGCTGGCCGAGGACAAGGACGGAAACCAGGTAGAATGCCAGTACGTCTGCCCCGGAGACTGCCGAAAATGTTCCGTGTGCCTGCATCCCAGAAAACGTACAACCGCCGTGCTGTTGCACTAACGGTCTCTAAGAACTCCAGAGAACTCCGAGAAATCCAGAGAACTCCAGAAGGATAGCCAGGCAACGACGCCTGGTGCCTTCGACACTTAGAGACCGAAAGGATACCAACAACATGGGAGACGTAAAACTCAACCCCGAAGATGACTTCAACCCGGAGTCGCTTGAAAACGAAGAAACAGGGCTCGAACTGAGCCCGCAAACAACGGGCGCGCTGGCGGTTCCGGGAGAGGCGCGCTTCACGGCGACGCTTCGCCCAATCTACCTGTCCATCGCGCACGGAGTCGGCGGCCTGGCGCAGGAAGGCTTCACCCCCGGCCAGCTGGTGCTGGACAAGGAAGTCGTGGTCTACTCCCCTCCGACCAAGGGCAAGGAAGGCGGCGATCCCGCGATCGTCACTATCCTAAGCGCCGTGGAGTTCTGGAAGGAAGTGACCCAGTTCGGTTCTCCCGACCTGCCCAGGACCTGGGCGACCAAGCAGGAAGCGATCGCGGACGGGATGACGACGGAGTACCCTCCGTGGGGGAGCGGCGACCCGCTGCCCACCTGCCGGCCTGCGCTCAACCTCAAGCTCCTTGTGAAAGAGCCGGAGGACGTAGAGGACCGGGGCCGCTTCCTCATCGAAGCCAACGGAGCCTTCTGGGCGCCGTGCTCGATGATCGCGGACAAGGGCCAGTACAATGAAGTGATCGACCCGCTCACCCGGGCGTCCTTCACGCACAAGGCCACCGGGCTGTACAGCGCCACGTGGGCGCTGTCGACCCGCAACAAGCTGGTCAAGAGCACGGGCAACTACGTTTGGGTGCCCGCCATCAGGACCATCGGAACCAAGACGGAGGCGGAGGTCAAGGAACTTCTCGCCGCCATCGGACAATAAACCAACCGGGGCGGGGGCTCATCCAAGAGCCTCCGCCCTGCAACCTGGAGATCAAGATGGACATCACAAGTTCCCTGCTTCGCAAAGCCGCGGAGTTTCACAAGACGACAGACGGCGAGCGCTGCATCCGCGGCATGGCTCGTCATAAGATGGGGATCCGGTTCGTCACGCCTTCAGCGTACAAACTGCTGGAGCCGGAAGACATCGCGAAAACGTTCACCCGCTGCCCCGTGTGCGGACGCGTCTTCGATGACTAAGTACGAACGAGTGGCGGAATTGCAGCACGTCCTGTGGCGCAACCTGCCCAAGTACCCAAGCACCTTCGCGACCTGCCCCCGATGCGGCGAGCATGCCGGGCGGGGCGGGGGTCTGTGCTTCACCTGTGCGCAGGCTGAACTTCGGAAAGAGATCGGCAAGAGCCTGGCGGACAAGTACGCTCGGCGGATCCAGTGGGTCCGCGAGCTCGAGAAAGAAATAGACGAAAANNNNNNNNNNNNNNNNNNNNNNNNNNNNNNNNNNNNNNNNNNNNNNNNNNNNNNNNNNNNNNNNNNNNNNNNNNNNNNNNNNNNNNNNNNNNNNNNNNNNTACTCCGTTGAAGAAGTAGCCGGCACCCTGTTCCTGAAGTTTGGGAACACGGTGCTGGCTTCCAACATCGGTGAGCAGGGCAGCATCTGTGAAATCGTCCGCGCTCATTTTAACGCGATCGTGGAGACCATGAACAGATCGCTTGACAAGGCGCCACAGAAAGAAGAAACTGAAGAAACCAAGGACTCCGAGACCTCCGGGCCTCCTGTTGATTGACAACTGAATAATATACCCGGTCGGGAACTTTTCTGTGCATATCACCGTTTTTGCTGGTAAAAGATACCGATCGGGTACACAACATCGAACCGCGAGCCTCTCGACGTGAAAGCGTGGATGCTCAAATGGCGACGGGAATGCTTACCCGTATCGACGCACAGACGTGTGCGGAATGGTTCTTTGACGCCCGTACAGCCGGGCACTTTTTGGAGCAGCAGCACGTGGGCACGTCGGACAGAATCGCCGTTGGGGCCGGGCAAGTGTTGGCCGAGCGTTTATCCCGCGTTAGATGGTTTGCCCATCGGCGGGAATAGTCGGCGTCGGCCAGGCCCAGCGTGAGCGACCTGGCTGCTGTTCCTCCTTCTAGACCCGGTGGCTGAGTGGCAAAGGCGGCTGGCTGCAGACCAGTTACTCGACGGTTCGAGTCCGTCCCGGGTCTCCATTTTTCCTCAACGCGTCCGTCGAATCGTGGGTTTTTCTTGTTTCCCTGCGGTTTGATGGGCGCTTTTTTTTTCTGCATAACGCAATATAGCAGAGCCCATTGTGACGGACTGCAAAAAATTTTTCAAATTCTGCTTGCAGAGGACCGAGCCCATGGTACAGTGATGCTTGGTCACTAAGTCCCCAAGGCACGGGGCGACCAGGAAAGGCAGCCGACGATGAACGAACGAAACACTTTGACCCCCGACCGATGGGAAACGCAGGGCCGCAATGGCCCCGGCTGCCTCCCGTGCCAATCGCTCGGGGGTCTCCCTTTTCCAAGGCAGTTGACAAATCCGAGCCCAGAAGGGTACTCTGTCTTGGCTGGTTCAAAGCCCATCGGAAGATGGCACACAGCGAAAGGAAACACATGACCTGGAAAACATACGGGACCGAGCCGCCCGAACAAATCGTCGCCATAGACTTCGAGAGTTACTACGACGACGAAGTATCGCTCCGCAAGATGTCCGCGTGGTCCTACACGCGGCACCCGCAGGTAGAGCCCTATCTGATCTCGATCGTGGGCCACGACTTCGAGTGGGTCGGCAACCCGAAAGACTTTGTTGGGTGGGACCGGCTGACAGGCAAGGTCGTCGTGGCCCATAACATGGCCTTCGACAAGCTGTTCTTCGATCGGCTGAAAGACGAAGGCGTTATCCCCGAAACGTGCAGGCCCGCGCGCTTTGCCTGCACCGCGGACTGCACGGCCTACATGCGCTCCAAACGCTCGCTCCAAGCGGCCGTGAAAAACTTCTTCGGGGAGGATATCTCGAAGAAAGTCCGAGAGAATGCCAAGGGAAAAACAGGCGACGAGCTCAAGGCGAGCCCGGAGAAGTGGGAAGCGATGCTGGCTTACGGGCTTGACGATTCCCGTTGGTGTCGCCGAATCGCCGTGGAGAAGTTCCCCGAGTGGCCCGCGGTCGAACAGCGAGTGTCCGAGCTGAACCGGATGTCTGCCGACGCTGGAATTCACGTCGACATGGAGCTGCTGGAGTCGGGCATCGCCGACCTCGAGGAGCTGCTGTTCGGGTATGGCAAGGTGATCCCGTGGTACCCCGAAGAACCTGCGCTGTCCTCCATCGCGGTCAGGGCGCAGGGACGTAAGGACGGGATCAAGGTGCCGGGGTCTCTCGCCAAATCGACTCCGGAGGGCGAGGCCTTCTATCAAAAATACAAGGACGAGTTCCCGTGGGTCGCGGCCATCCGTCACTACCGCTCAACCAACGCCCTGCTCGCGAAGCTGAAGACTTTGCGCGACGGAGTACGGCCCGACGGCACGTTCCCCTACACTTCGACGTACTTTGGTGCCCACAGCGGACGGCTCACCGCCGGCGTCAAGCGGGACAGCTCCCAGGACGACGTCGGGGGTGCCTTCAATCTGTACAATCTTCCGCGCGGGGAAATCCAGGGGGTCAACCTTCGCACCATGCTCGTTCCTCCTCCCGGTCACGTGTTCGTAATCGCGGACTATGCGCAGGTGGAGGCCCGAGTAGTGTTGTGGCTTTCCGGAGACACGCATACGATTGACCTGATCAAGCAGGGGTACAACGTCTATGAGGCCGCAGCCACTAAGATCCTTCGTCGCGAAGACACCAAGGGGCTGAAGAAGGAAGACCCTAAGACCTATGCGTTCGTAAAGGCCACGGTTCTCGGGGCTAATTACAACATGGGAGGGCCCCGGTTCAAGGATACGGCTCCGGTCCTGACCGGCGGGGAGTTCGCCCCCGACGACGAAGAGGCAGCGAGGGCCATTGCTCAGTACCGCGCCGCCAACCCGGCTATTGTCGGGCAGTGGCACAAGCATCAGGCGGCCCTCATGTCGTCCGCCGTCAACGGCGACGACACTCACCGGGTGGAGCTGCCCTCCGGGCGTTGGATCACCTACTACGACCCCGTATACGCGAACGTGGAGGACAAGAAGACTGGAAAGATACGGCGGGAGTTGTTGGCCAAGCAAGTCCTAGGTGATTCTGCCAGAAGACTTTACGGCGGGAAAATTTTTGAAAACATTTCCCAGAGCGTGGCCCGCGACATCCTCCGGGACGCGTGGGTCGCGCTGGTCGACGCCGGGTACGTGGTCAATTGGACCGTCTACGACGAGTTCGTGATTCCGCTTCCGATCGCCGATGACTATGCGGAGAAAATAGCCGACATTCACCGCATCTTAACCACAAGTTCTCCGTGGGCTGACGGGCTGCCCCTGGACACGGAGATTGATATCGCGACCCACTACAAGAAATAGGAGGCCGGACCGTGTTCTTCAAACTGAACAACCTTGCTTCCATGTCGGTCGACCAGATCGACGCCCCGTGGGAGCTGGAGGTGGAAGGCCCGCCGGAGGGTACGAAGGAAGAGTACAAGGCGTGGGCGCTGAACCCCATCACCAAGCACGCGTTCGTCTCGGCGGTCGAGGGCCTCAGCCCCGTGATCCGAATCGGCAAGGACAATCCTCCGGTCAAGATGCACGGGCTGATCGTGGACTACGACAACCGCGCGGTGACGGCGGACAGGTTGCGGGAGCTGTCGGATCACCCGCCTTGCGAGTGGCTGCCAGCGTACGGGTCTGTCTCGTTCCGCAAGGGAGCCAAGCTGTACTGGCTGTTCGAAAAACCGATCCCCGTGTCCCCTGGTGTCCAAGTGAAAAAGTTCCTGGAGCGGCTGTTCAAGGAATTGCGCTTAAATCAGTGGCTCGCCGGATACGACGCGGGCGCTACTGCAAATATCGGGCAATACTATGACATCGGGAAGGAGTTCGTGGCCATCGGCGGAGCGCCGATCAAGCACGCGGTTCTGGCCCACTGGGCATGGGAAGCCACACGCGACGCCGTTCTGTGGACCGACTCCAAGCGGTACGACATACCGATTGACGAAGTAGCCCGTGAAATGCAGGAGCGGTTCCCGGGACGTTGGCCTGGCCGATTCGTGGAAGGAGCGCGCGGCGTTCGTTTCTGGGACCCCGCCGCCGACAACCCTACGGGCGCGCAAGTTCGCAGGGACGGAATGACTTGCTATACCGGCGATCGCGCGTTCATGTCATGGGCAGATATCTTCGGCAGCGCATTCGTCTCGCGGTTCGCCGCAACCAAGACGTCCGAGCTGCTCGACAACACCTACTATGACGGCAAGCGGTACTACGCCAAGGTGCCGGACGAGGAAGGCGGGCACTATGTCGCTTGGGACAAAGCCGATTTCTCGCAGTATCTAAAGGTCAAGGGGTTTGATCCCGCTCGCGGCAAGGGCAAGACCTGCTCCGAGTTGGACGAGGCCGAGATCGCCATCAAGTCCCAACGGCTGGTGGACTACGCGAAAAAGCTCGTCCACTTCCCGCGAGGGCTGGTCCAGTGGCGCGGCAAGAAGTACCTGAACATAGGAGCGCCGGAGCCGATTAAGCCGGCACCGCAGAAGGACACCAAGATGTCCTGGTCCGACGGAGAGCAGTACTTCCCGTACATCAAGTCATTCATGGACGTGTTTTTCACCGACGACAAAGGCGAAGACGACTTGAACCAGCGGGCGTTCCTGTTCGCCTGGCTCAAGCGGTTCTACGAGGGCGGGCTGACGCTCACGCCTACGCAGGGGCAGGTCGTGATCATCGCGGGTCACCCGAACAAGGGCAAGAGCTTCTTCTGCGAGGGCATCGTGGGCGGGCTCATGGGCGGGTGCGAGGAAGGGACGAGCTACCTCGTCGATAACGTGCGCTGGACAGAAGATGTCGCGGAGAGCCCCGTAATGTACGTCGGCGACTCGAGGGCTGCCGAGGACCATCGGGCATCCACGGCATTCTCCAACCAGCTAAAACGAATCGTCGCGAACGCCACACTTCGGTCGGCACAGAAGTTTACCAAGGAGACCGATGTGCCGTGGTATGGTCGGATCATGATCTCATGCAACTTGGACGCTGAGTCACTGAACATCCTGCCAAACTTGGAGATCAGCAACCGGGACAAGGTGCTGATGTTCAAGACGTCCTCGGTGCAGTTCCCGTTTCCAGAGCGCCGCAAGTCCGAAGAACTGCTCAAAAAGGAGCTTCCGTTCTTCGCCCGGTTCTTGCTCGACTGGGACCTGCCTGAATGTGTCAAGTCACAGATGACCCGGTTCGGTATCGAGAAGTTTCAGCACCCCGAGCTGATGGAGGCCGCATCGACGCAGGGCTCCACGGGCGTCCTGCTCGACTACTTGTTGTCGTTCCTGAAAGCAGACGCGGCGGCTGCCGGCCATCAGCGGAAGTGCTGGACTGGGACGTCTGCTGAGCTGTACAAAGTTCTTGCAGAGTCTGACCAGCAGTTTGGCAAGGAACTCAGGACCGTCCGCAGCTTCCAGACCTGCCTTGGGCAGTTGAAGAACCGCGGGGTTCTGCGCATCGACGAAGAAAAACCGCCTCGGCACGGGTCAAACGCGGCGAAAGTGAAAAAGTGGGTTATTTGGCACCCGGAGCTGGAGGAAGAGTCATGAGACAGAAACAATTCAATTCGTTGCAGCACCTCACGTTGCGCCCCGAAGCCTGGTGTGGCATACTTGGTGTAAGGATTCTGGACCCCGATGGATGGCGACAAAAAAAGAAAGACTACGCCGAGTTCGTGTCGCTTCGTGAGTTCGTAGAACTGGCCCAGCCCAGCACGATGTCCTTCGAAGACGGGGCTACGGACTTTTTTGACGCAGAAAACTACCTGGCGGACGGTGAATGGAAACAGACGCAGTAACCAAGCTCGCGCAAATGCATGACGGGAACGCGGTGGGACGCTTCCTGTCCCGGGCATCGGAGTTCACTGACTCCTGCGTCGTTGCGCTGGCGGAGACCCCTAAGCAGCGGGGTAACCCGGACTACCCACGTATGTTTGCTTTCTCTGGGGACCCGGGGGTGGCCGAGCGCATGTCGTTCCTATACCTGGACGGGCTGCTCCCGGAGGGCGGCTTTCTGTTCGACGCGTTCGGGGTGGTGCACGTCGACGACAAGCCCGTCCTCATGCATGACGCGATACACGAAGCGGTAGACCGTGCAATCAGCCCGCTTGAGCAGCTGCAGGGACCCTCGGGAATTCTTATTCTGGCCTCTTGCGGGGGAGTGCCCTGGCTGCCGGGGGCGTCTCGCGGGCTGGTGAGGACGATCGGGAACCCGCTCGCTGCCTACTCCGCACTGGAGTTTCGGCTGAGGGCCGTTACGTGAGCGGACGTGTCTTCATCGGAGTGGACAACGGCGTGACGGGCACCCTTGGCGCGGTGCCGGAAGATGGGGGCTGGTCTTTGTTCTCCCGCATGCCAACGTATAAGTCCAAAGAATACATGCGCTCTAAGACCCGGTTCATGACGCATCTCGATCCGGTGGCCCTGGAGAAGTTCTTTCGCGACTTAGCGACCAAGGGACCCCTCACCATAGTGACCGAGCGCCCTCTCGTAAATCCGAAACTATTCAAGGCCACGATGAGCGCCGTGCGATGCCACGAGATTTTGCTTGCCACAATGCGCCGAATGGGGCTATCTTTGTACGCGACGTGGGATTCCCGCGACTGGCAGTCCAAGGTGCTNNNNNNNNNNNNNNNNNNNNNNNNNNNNNNNNNNNNNNNNNNNNNNNNNNNNNNNNNNNNNNNNNNNNNNNNNNNNNNNNNNNNNNNNNNNNNNNNNNNNAAGAGCGCAAGCCCCGCAAGGCCAAAAACCCCATCGAAGTGTACTCGGACAACGGCGACGGAACCCTGACCCGGCTGGACATGCCGGTACCGCAGGGCTTCAAAAGCTCGGACGCCCTTGTCCGATGGTTGAAGTCCGAGGCCCAGGTGAGCGGAACCTATGTCCTGCTGCGGCGCCTTGTGACCGCCGACATTGAACTCAAGCAGGTGCCCGCGGTCGAAGTGACGGTGCGGTAATCATGGAAGCTCCCGAGCGCCCCGTCCCCATTCCGACTTCGCCGCCTCCCGGAGGCGCGCACCCGGTCCCCTACAAGGAACCGCAGGACGGCGTGTCGGCCGAGGCGCTTCGGAAACTGACCCACTACTACCTGAACACGGACGCGAAGGTAGACGACATCGCGGTCGATCTCGGGCTCACGACCCGGGACGTTCGCGGAGCCATCAAGCGATATGGTCTGGACAAGCAGAAGCACGAGATCATCACGCAGGTCCAGCAGGAAGAGCTGGCGGCGTACTCCAAGTTCCTGCTCGACAACCGAGTCACCACGGCGGAACAGCACCTTCGAATCTCCAACCAATTGAACTCGGCGGTGGAGAAGGTGCTGAGCGCGGCCGAAGGGAAGACGGTCGACGAAATTCAGGAGATGATCAAGCCTTTGAAGAACCTTGCTTCCCTGTACCGCAGTCTCTCGGAGACGTTCTCCGCCTCATCTGGCGTGGGGGCGAGAGCCGTGAGCCTAAGCGGCCTGACGGCGGAGCAGGCAGGCGGGCTGGTGCTCGCGGGGGCGAAGGGCAAACAGCCCCTCGTGTCCATGAGCTTCCAAGTCTCCCAGTCACCAAGTGCCCAAGCCCCCCAGCAACCCGAACCCATCGAAGCCGAGTTCACGGAGGAGACCAAATGAATCTGCTGAATACCCACTGCATCTCGTACCCGCGCACCATTCTGTCAAAGCCGGGCGCGCCGCCCGACTTGGAAGAGCAACTTAGAAACACAGGCAGGACAAAGCTCAGGGACATGAGCGACGAAGCGATCGCCGTGTTCCAAGCGGCGTGGGACCCCGCGGTCGACGGAGCGTTGTGGCCACCTAGAGGCGACTCCGTGCTGATGGGATTCCCGGAATGAGCCCCTTGCCACCGCTTGACCGTACCGGCAAGCCCTTCCTCGGCGTAAAGTTCGAGTACGCCACGGAGGGGGACCAGGCCGGGACAATCGAGATCGAGGACAACGGCGCAGGGGCGTTCGTCACGTTCCACTCCAACGGGGGCGAGGGCCTGTCGTTCAACCCCGGAGAGCTGCTTGAGA
This region of Candidatus Zixiibacteriota bacterium genomic DNA includes:
- a CDS encoding DNA polymerase translates to MTWKTYGTEPPEQIVAIDFESYYDDEVSLRKMSAWSYTRHPQVEPYLISIVGHDFEWVGNPKDFVGWDRLTGKVVVAHNMAFDKLFFDRLKDEGVIPETCRPARFACTADCTAYMRSKRSLQAAVKNFFGEDISKKVRENAKGKTGDELKASPEKWEAMLAYGLDDSRWCRRIAVEKFPEWPAVEQRVSELNRMSADAGIHVDMELLESGIADLEELLFGYGKVIPWYPEEPALSSIAVRAQGRKDGIKVPGSLAKSTPEGEAFYQKYKDEFPWVAAIRHYRSTNALLAKLKTLRDGVRPDGTFPYTSTYFGAHSGRLTAGVKRDSSQDDVGGAFNLYNLPRGEIQGVNLRTMLVPPPGHVFVIADYAQVEARVVLWLSGDTHTIDLIKQGYNVYEAAATKILRREDTKGLKKEDPKTYAFVKATVLGANYNMGGPRFKDTAPVLTGGEFAPDDEEAARAIAQYRAANPAIVGQWHKHQAALMSSAVNGDDTHRVELPSGRWITYYDPVYANVEDKKTGKIRRELLAKQVLGDSARRLYGGKIFENISQSVARDILRDAWVALVDAGYVVNWTVYDEFVIPLPIADDYAEKIADIHRILTTSSPWADGLPLDTEIDIATHYKK